Proteins from a genomic interval of Pseudomonas sp. RC10:
- a CDS encoding pitrilysin family protein — protein MRCLLFAVLFLISLPSMAIDRFQVEGYVLPNGLQLVLKPAEKGHVSIRLVVGIGFDDFPCADKELPHLLEHLLFSGVDDSGEGGLEQQMQALGGEWNAFTSNTDTTFVIEAPAQNQRKVLDLLISVLTHTQITQANLDTVKRIVEREDGGHYSHLQRWLDKRDLGHSASSQLAVELGLKCAERPEVDHITLDQIESIHDNWYAANNMTLIIVGDLDKLLPAYLERTFGQLNAVDPTEHPPLATITEKADAERTLIRGALGDGAKLHLLFTEPDLGDQHDETLDLVKAYLDWALYSELRLKQGYSYGPWADREAFGDTGFLSLNADLDRDDVDAAVSAVRGMLERLRKEGMDPATFARLQQAAIAKEAWAAQGNSALADYYWGAINDYDDGRFDDPTKRLRGVSLDLANRAMRQLLAQPGYLRIEEPLVSYDELYEIGVALAVLAALLIAWRWRVYRKRPL, from the coding sequence ATGCGTTGCCTGCTGTTCGCTGTCCTGTTTCTGATATCCCTCCCGTCCATGGCGATAGACCGCTTTCAAGTGGAAGGCTATGTGTTGCCGAACGGTTTGCAACTGGTGCTCAAGCCTGCCGAAAAGGGTCATGTGTCGATTCGCCTGGTCGTGGGCATTGGCTTCGATGATTTCCCCTGCGCCGACAAAGAATTGCCGCACTTGCTGGAGCACTTGCTGTTTAGCGGCGTCGACGATTCCGGCGAAGGCGGGCTTGAACAGCAGATGCAGGCGCTGGGTGGCGAGTGGAACGCGTTCACCAGCAACACCGACACCACGTTCGTGATCGAGGCGCCCGCGCAAAATCAGCGTAAGGTGCTGGACCTGCTGATCAGTGTGCTGACGCACACGCAGATTACCCAAGCCAATCTGGACACTGTCAAACGCATCGTCGAGCGCGAAGACGGCGGGCATTACTCGCATTTGCAGCGCTGGCTGGATAAGCGCGACCTCGGCCACAGCGCCAGCAGTCAATTGGCGGTGGAGCTGGGCCTCAAATGCGCTGAGCGTCCGGAAGTCGATCACATCACGCTGGACCAGATCGAGTCCATCCACGACAACTGGTACGCGGCCAACAACATGACGCTGATCATCGTCGGTGACCTCGACAAGCTGCTACCCGCCTATCTGGAACGCACCTTCGGCCAGCTGAATGCCGTGGACCCGACCGAGCATCCGCCGCTGGCAACCATTACCGAAAAAGCCGACGCGGAGCGCACATTGATTCGCGGGGCATTGGGCGACGGCGCGAAGCTCCACTTGCTGTTTACTGAGCCGGACCTGGGCGACCAGCATGATGAGACCCTGGACTTGGTGAAGGCCTACCTGGACTGGGCGCTCTACAGCGAACTGCGTCTGAAGCAGGGGTATTCGTATGGGCCGTGGGCGGATCGCGAAGCGTTTGGCGACACGGGGTTTCTCAGCCTGAACGCCGATCTGGATCGGGATGATGTCGACGCGGCCGTCAGTGCTGTGCGCGGGATGCTGGAGCGGCTGCGCAAGGAAGGCATGGACCCGGCGACGTTTGCCCGGTTGCAGCAGGCGGCTATCGCCAAGGAGGCGTGGGCCGCTCAAGGCAACAGCGCGTTAGCGGATTATTACTGGGGCGCGATCAACGATTACGACGACGGCCGCTTCGACGACCCGACCAAACGCCTGCGCGGCGTGAGCCTGGATTTGGCGAACAGGGCCATGCGCCAGCTGTTGGCACAGCCAGGGTATCTGCGCATCGAGGAACCGCTGGTCAGTTATGACGAGTTGTACGAGATCGGCGTCGCATTAGCGGTATTGGCCGCGCTGCTGATCGCGTGGCGCTGGCGGGTGTACAGAAAACGACCGCTTTGA